In Tamandua tetradactyla isolate mTamTet1 chromosome 7, mTamTet1.pri, whole genome shotgun sequence, the following are encoded in one genomic region:
- the RXYLT1 gene encoding ribitol-5-phosphate xylosyltransferase 1 isoform X2, with amino-acid sequence MLHDERPYLCNFLGTIYENSSRQELVNILKQDGNDKLCWVSAREQWQPQETNESLKNYQDALLQSDLTLCPVGVNTECYRIYEACSYGSIPVVEDVITPGGCGNASVYHSAPLQLLKSMGAPFIFIKSWKELPAVLEKEKTLILQEKVQRRKMLLQWYQHFKTELKMKFTNILENSFLINNKS; translated from the exons ATGTTACATGATGAGAGACCATACTTGTGTAATTTCTTAGGAACCATTTATGAAAATTCATCCAGACAAGAACTAGTGAACATTTTGAAACAAGACGGGAATGATAAACTTTGTTGGGTTTCAGCAAGAGAACA GTGGCAGCCTCAGGAAACAAATGAAAGCCTTAAGAATTATCAAGATGCTTTGCTTCAGAGCGATCTCACATTGTGCCCAGTAGGAGTAAACACAGAATGTTATAGAATATATGAGGCTTGCTCGTATGGCTCCATTCCTGTGGTAGAAGATGTAATAACACCTGGTGGTTGTGGAAATGCATCTGTTTACCATAGTGCTCCTCTGCAGTTACTCAAGTCCATGGGGGCACCCTTTATCTTTATTAAGAGCTGGAAGGAACTTCCTGCTGttttagaaaaggagaaaactcTAATTTTACAAGAAaaggttcaaagaagaaaaatgttactTCAGTGGTATCAACACTTCAAAACAGAGCTAAAAATgaaatttactaatattttagagaactcatttttaattaataataaaagttaa